Proteins from one Mercurialis annua linkage group LG7, ddMerAnnu1.2, whole genome shotgun sequence genomic window:
- the LOC126655824 gene encoding peroxisomal acyl-coenzyme A oxidase 1-like translates to MDGVEGVDHLADERIKAQFDVDEMKIVWAGSRHDFNVTDRVARLIASDPVFEKDSRVMLSRKDLFKNTLRKAAYAWKRVLELRLTEEEVKKLRILIDEPNYTDLHWGMFIPAIKGQGTEEQQKKWLTLAYKMKIIGCYAQTELGHGSNVQGLETTATFDHQTDEFVLHSPTLTSSKWWPGGLGKVSTHSVVYARLIIDGQEHGVHGFIVQLRSLDDHMPLPGITVGDIGMKFGSGAYNSMDNGVLRFDHVRIPRDQMLMRVTQVTREGKIVPSNVPRQLIYGTMVFVRQTIVADASIALSRAVCIATRYSAVRRQFGSNGGGLETQVIDYKTQQSRLFPLLASAYAFRFVGEWLNWLYLDVTQRLQANDFSTLPEAHACTAGLKSLTTSFTADAIEECRKLCGGHGYLSASGLPELFAVYVPACTYEGDNVVLLLQVARFLMKTVSQLGSGKKPVGTTAYMARAEHLLQCQCAAQNAEDWLKPDIILEAFEARAARMCVARAQKLSHYPNPEEGFAELSADLVEAAVAHCQLIVVSKFIEKLKQDISGKGVKQQLQILCNVYALNLLHKHEGDFLSTRCITPKQASLANDQLRSLYSLVRPNAIALVDAFNYTDHYLGSVLGRYDGNVYPKLYEGAWKDPLNDSVVPDGYQEYIRPLLKQQLRNARL, encoded by the exons ATGGACGGCGTAGAAGGAGTGGATCACTTAGCTGACGAGAGAATCAAAGCTCAGTTCGATGTCGACGAGATGAAGATCGTTTGGGCTGGTTCCCGCCACGATTTCAACGTCACCGATCGCGTTGCTCGTCTTATCGCCAGCGATCCT GTTTTTGAGAAGGATAGCAGAGTGATGCTTAGTAGAAAAGATTTGTTTAAAAATACTCTACGCAAAGCTGCTTATGCTTGGAAACGTGTTCTAGAGCTTCGTCTTACTG AAGAAGAGGTAAAGAAGTTGAGGATTTTAATCGATGAGCCTAATTATACGGATCTTCATTGG GGAATGTTTATTCCAGCAATTAAAGGACAAGGTACTGAAGAGCAGCAGAAGAAGTGGCTGACTTTGGCTTATAAGATGAAAATTATTGGCTGTTATGCTCAAACTGAACTTGGCCATGGATCCAATGTCCAAGGACTTGAAACCACTGCAACTTTTGATCATCAGACGGATGAATTCGTCCTTCATAGTCCTACACTTACTTCAAGCAAA TGGTGGCCTGGTGGATTGGGTAAAGTTTCCACACATTCTGTTGTTTACGCGCGTCTAATAATTGATGGTCAGGAACATGGAGTACATG GCTTCATTGTTCAGCTTCGGAGTTTGGATGACCACATGCCTCTTCCAGGCATAACTGTTGGTGATATTGGAATGAAATTTGGCAGCGGAGCATATAATTCAATGGACAATGGTGTTTTAAGATTCGATCATGTGCGCATCCCAAGGGACCAAATGCTGATGCG GGTTACACAGGTTACAAGGGAAGGGAAAATTGTGCCATCCAATGTCCCAAGACAGTTAATTTATGGCACCATGGTGTTTGTGCGGCAGACAATTGTAGCTGATGCTTCCATTGCTTTATCACGGGCAGTCTGTATTGCAACGAGGTATAGTGCTGTCCGAAGACAATTTGGTTCAAATGGTGGTGGTCTTGAAACCCAG GTGATTGATTACAAAACTCAGCAAAGTAGGCTCTTCCCTCTGCTGGCATCTGCATATGCTTTCAGATTTGTTGGTGAATGGTTGAATTGGCTCTATCTAGATGTGACCCAGAGGCTGCAGGCCAATGATTTCTCAACCTTGCCTGAGGCTCATGCATGTACTGCTGGTTTGAAGTCCTTGACTACTTCTTTCACTGCT GATGCCATCGAAGAATGTAGGAAACTTTGTGGTGGTCATGGTTATCTTAGTGCCAGCGGCCTTCCAGAGCTGTTTGCAGTTTATGTTCCTGCCTGTACATATGAAGGAGACAATGTTGTGCTTCTTTTACAG GTCGCAAGGTTCCTCATGAAGACTGTTTCTCAGCTGGGTTCTGGAAAGAAGCCTGTTGGAACAACAGCTTATATGGCTCGAGCAGAGCATCTCTTACAGTGTCAATGTGCTGCTCAAAATG CTGAGGATTGGCTAAAGCCTGATATTATTTTGGAGGCATTTGAAGCTAGGGCTGCTAGAATGTGTGTTGCTCGCGCTCAAAAACTTAGTCACTATCCAAATCCTGAAGAGG GATTTGCAGAACTCTCAGCTGATCTAGTTGAGGCTGCAGTTGCTCATTGCCAATTGATTGTTGTTTCCAA ATTCattgaaaaattgaaacaagATATATCAGGGAAAGGTGTAAAACAACAGTTGCAGATTCTTTGCAATGTTTATGCTCTCAACCTTCTTCACAAACATGAGGGTGATTTTCTTTCCACCAGATGCATTACACCGAAACAAGCTTCACTTGCAAATGATCAACTGAGGTCTTTATATTCGCTG GTCCGTCCCAATGCCATTGCGCTCGTTGATGCATTTAACTACACCGATCACTACCTTGGGTCGGTTCTTGGTCGCTACGACGGAAATGTGTATCCGAAACTATATGAAGGAGCATGGAAGGATCCTCTGAATGATTCAGTAGTTCCTGATGGCTATCAAGAATACATTCGTCCATTGCTGAAGCAACAGCTTCGTAACGCAAGACTCTGA